The following coding sequences lie in one Monomorium pharaonis isolate MP-MQ-018 chromosome 1, ASM1337386v2, whole genome shotgun sequence genomic window:
- the LOC118647089 gene encoding histone-lysine N-methyltransferase, H3 lysine-79 specific-like: MTDRARSDSCTSVDSMRGSKRLARSPAGEDGEEWDRKLRDWKEEIVSSLKIVKLEMKEELKEIMEEQGRKMREEINALKKEINDFKEREYRWERERKELVVVQEELKRKIEKIEVGGDNAVGKKVREIERRLEMKEREDRRKNLLIKGVEVKEGNRKEAVEKVFREIGAEVTVKGVRRIGEGSKKGREMIWVKLESEEQRKEVWSKKKTLKGREERILEDWTWKERKMRWRLEKIAKVEEERGNRVWLGYGRIRIGDYWWKWDEEEEVLRNEKGELRIEEGGEENVGRL, from the coding sequence ATGACGGATAGAGCCAGAAGCGACAGTTGCACTTCGGTTGATAGCATGAGAGGTAGCAAGAGATTAGCTAGATCACCGGCGGGAGAGGATGGAGAAGAATGGGATAGGAAATTAAGAGATTGGAAAGAAGAGATTGTTAGTAGCTTAAAGATAGTTAAATTAGAGATGAAGGAAGAATTGAAGGAGATTATGGAGGAGCAGGGGAGAAAGATGAGAGAGGAGATAAATGcgttgaaaaaagaaattaatgatttCAAGGAGAGAGAATATAgatgggaaagagaaagaaaagagttaGTGGTGGTGCAGGAAGAgttaaagagaaagatagagaaaatagAAGTAGGAGGGGATAACGCAGTGGGAAAAAAGgtgagagagatagagaggagGTTAGAGATGAAGGAAAGGGAGGACAGAAGGAAGAATCTATTAATTAAAGGTGTAGAGGTCAAGGAAGGGAATAGGAAAGAGGCGGTGGAGAAGGTGTTCAGGGAGATAGGAGCAGAGGTGACCGTGAAGGGAGTTAGGAGAATAGGGGAGGGGAGcaaaaaagggagagagatgATATGGGTGAAGTTAGAGAGTGAAGAACAGAGGAAAGAGGTGTGGAGTAAGAAGAAGACGCTGAAAGGTAGGGAAGAAAGAATTTTGGAAGATTGGACTTGGAAGGAGAGGAAGATGAGAtggaggttagaaaaaatagcaaaaGTAGAAGAGGAAAGGGGAAATAGGGTATGGTTAGGATATGGGAGGATTAGGATAGGGGATTATTGGTGGAAGTGGGATGAAGAAGAGGAAGTCTTGAGGAATGAGAAAGGAGAGTTGAGGATAGAGGAAGGGGGGGAAGAGAATGTAGGAAGATTGTGA
- the LOC118647083 gene encoding uncharacterized protein LOC118647083 produces the protein MTDILNVKDEPIFDDRIVKIETHTYNPFANTTFEHSDEIRIPIQQQDLYTLPSQSFLYVEGKLTIKKPVAGSDVILGNNCIAFMFDEIRYELDGVEIDRNRNVGITSSLKNYVTMSSDRIMIASNAGWDPWNPTNGYFNFCVPLNMLLGFCEDYRRVVINARHELILIRARNDNNCLVGDPAREPEIELFKVQWRMPHVLPNEINKLAMLRALESGRYLSIAFRSWDLYEFPLLQRTTKHSWAIKTATQLEKPRYIIFALQAGRKNVMLEDTSRFGHCKLTNVKL, from the coding sequence ATGACAGACATTTTAAACGTCAAAGACGAGCCGATCTTTGACGATCGCATCGTCAAGATCGAGACTCACACGTACAATCCGTTCGCCAATACAACGTTCGAACACAGCGACGAGATAAGAATACCTATACAACAGCAAGATTTATACACGTTGCCATCTCAAAGTTTTCTATACGTTGAGGGAAAACTTACGATAAAAAAACCAGTCGCGGGATCTGATGTGATATTGGGAAATAATTGCATCGCTTTCATGTTCGATGAGATTCGATACGAGCTCGACGGTGTAGAGATTGATCGTAACAGGAACGTCGGAATAACCAGCTCGCTCAAGAACTATGTAACTATGTCATCCGATAGAATTATGATTGCGAGTAACGCTGGCTGGGATCCGTGGAATCCTACGAAcggatactttaatttttgcgtacCGCTCAACATGCTACTGGGATTTTGTGAAGATTACAGACGCGTGGTGATTAACGCTCGTCACGAATTGATTTTGATACGCGCGCGCAACGATAACAATTGTCTAGTTGGCGATCCGGCGCGGGAgccggaaattgaattattcaaagtaCAGTGGCGAATGCCACACGTCCTGCCGAACGAGATAAATAAACTGGCGATGCTGCGTGCTCTGGAAAGCGGACGATACCTGAGCATAGCTTTTCGTTCGTGGGATCTATACGAGTTTCCGCTACTGCAGCGCACGACCAAACATTCGTGGGCCATCAAGACCGCTACTCAGCTCGAGAAGCCGCGGTACATCATCTTTGCTCTGCAGGCTGGTCGGAAGAACGTTATGCTCGAGGATACGAGCCGATTCGGTCATTGTAAACTGACGAATGTGAAACTGTAA